A section of the Sulfolobales archaeon genome encodes:
- a CDS encoding nucleotidyltransferase domain-containing protein yields the protein MLNEKWARFALERYSLLRRWRDFARAIARACMDLLDRDCLEVHVVGGAAENRLTVLSDIDIVIVTDNPSLKNIDTIIAIKKIAEQHGLPAEAPIDLKILTPEEFQELIRRKIYRETIKIEKM from the coding sequence ATGTTGAACGAGAAATGGGCTAGATTCGCGTTAGAGAGATACTCATTGCTAAGGAGATGGAGGGACTTTGCTAGAGCTATTGCTAGAGCATGCATGGATCTATTAGATAGAGATTGCCTAGAGGTGCACGTTGTTGGAGGTGCAGCGGAAAACAGACTCACAGTACTTAGCGATATAGATATAGTCATAGTGACAGATAACCCTTCATTAAAGAACATAGACACGATAATCGCTATAAAAAAGATCGCGGAGCAACACGGCTTACCAGCTGAAGCCCCGATAGACCTAAAGATATTAACTCCGGAAGAGTTCCAAGAGCTAATTAGGAGGAAAATATATAGGGAAACCATAAAAATAGAGAAGATGTAA